A genomic segment from Limnochordia bacterium encodes:
- a CDS encoding phage tail protein, producing the protein MSTKGFLTEVGQAKVARAKALGQNIYLWQMTVSSRTPDGMQEHYRATIHQLKLEKGRVTARFVLPSGVGDWRIDQVGLLDRDGDLLALQSLPFSKHKDTELPIEMTLETECPSPFLLGSSSIEQSIWDTPILIEGQTIGQNQRVVELSCGTTDKITVYVNGKEERDLAILGPRRFRLPGNYPPNSRVWTIQSARELGNSRIVSEHLASYTGIQSDPAKWSGDHGSRVYILPQDQVTEGAGGVIKLFGDAYQKNQDYRDLGIYFYADQKGDRGQHGNGVFWFNSKVGPSDSSLYGYGNPDLGFSFQDGDLVAGRIVRLGGGTNQDRAVWVIGPRLASLALGSHTIGMEFDRRDVAFCRGFGIRFPAKNNKLENGILGKEEGIEVIAEGKTGALITNQGIQEPLAFARISLTDTKLDLLGKRVVRVSAPTPVVITDLCGIPGQVVTLVFTDGNVGISSSAGNIHLQDAQDLLATKGMIGGGCTLTLCCCDDSWYEVSRSVNS; encoded by the coding sequence ATGTCAACAAAGGGATTCTTGACTGAAGTGGGCCAAGCTAAGGTGGCCCGAGCGAAGGCCCTAGGCCAAAACATATATCTGTGGCAGATGACGGTTAGTAGTAGAACACCGGATGGGATGCAAGAACACTACCGGGCCACAATACATCAGCTCAAACTGGAGAAGGGCCGGGTTACGGCTCGATTCGTCCTTCCTTCGGGGGTTGGGGATTGGAGGATCGATCAGGTGGGATTGCTGGATCGGGATGGCGATCTGCTTGCTCTGCAGAGTCTTCCGTTCTCTAAACACAAAGACACGGAACTACCCATTGAGATGACTTTAGAGACCGAGTGTCCCTCACCATTCTTGCTGGGGAGTTCGTCCATAGAACAAAGTATTTGGGACACCCCTATCCTCATCGAAGGGCAAACCATTGGACAGAATCAGCGGGTAGTAGAGCTCTCTTGCGGAACTACCGACAAGATCACTGTGTATGTCAACGGCAAAGAAGAACGGGACTTGGCCATTCTAGGTCCTAGACGTTTCCGGCTCCCTGGGAACTATCCCCCGAACAGTAGAGTCTGGACTATTCAGTCGGCAAGGGAACTGGGCAATAGTCGGATTGTCTCGGAGCATCTTGCTAGTTATACAGGAATCCAATCGGATCCGGCCAAGTGGTCCGGTGATCACGGCTCTAGGGTATATATCCTGCCCCAGGATCAGGTAACAGAGGGCGCCGGGGGAGTCATTAAACTCTTTGGCGATGCCTATCAGAAAAACCAAGACTATCGGGATTTGGGCATCTACTTCTATGCTGATCAAAAAGGCGATAGGGGACAACACGGAAATGGAGTTTTCTGGTTTAATAGCAAGGTAGGCCCGTCAGATTCAAGCCTCTATGGGTACGGTAACCCGGATCTTGGCTTTTCCTTTCAGGATGGTGATCTTGTGGCGGGCAGGATCGTGCGCCTTGGGGGAGGTACTAACCAGGATCGGGCAGTTTGGGTGATTGGCCCCCGACTTGCTTCACTAGCTCTTGGCTCCCACACCATAGGCATGGAGTTTGATCGAAGGGATGTTGCCTTCTGCCGGGGTTTTGGTATAAGGTTCCCCGCGAAGAACAACAAGCTAGAGAACGGGATTCTCGGCAAAGAGGAGGGCATCGAGGTCATTGCTGAGGGGAAAACAGGAGCCTTAATCACTAATCAAGGTATCCAAGAACCCCTTGCCTTTGCCAGAATCTCCTTGACTGATACAAAGCTAGACCTTCTCGGCAAACGGGTCGTCCGCGTCAGTGCCCCAACTCCTGTGGTAATCACAGACCTGTGCGGCATCCCAGGACAAGTGGTCACTTTAGTCTTTACCGATGGAAACGTGGGGATTAGTAGTAGCGCTGGTAATATTCACCTACAAGACGCCCAGGACCTGTTAGCCACCAAGGGGATGATTGGGGGCGGGTGCACACTGACCCTTTGTTGTTGTGATGATTCCTGGTATGAAGTCTCCCGCAGTGTTAACTCCTAG
- a CDS encoding Na/Pi symporter, translating to MIGRTVVFFAMGVSLLFLGVRVMSTGLRLRAEGPIRRLLGKAGDHPWLGVGLGTVATGLMQSSSAVTVMLVSMTEAGLVTLQNAFAIMLGANIGTTITGYVMALPFENLGIWFILVGLLLMLAYRNGSMYTAGIVLAGCGLILCGMQTIGHGVAPLGEWTCIETIIRVSSKNRLFGILTGVLVTSILQSSSVFIGIVMVMAKEGVLGLSSAALLVLGSNIGTCITALIASIGTKTAGRRTAVGHTIFNLWSVLVFLPFLRPLLLLIETTSSQLPVQIANFHFLFNLLTVLVTIPALPGLVLVTQRVVPK from the coding sequence ATGATCGGTCGGACAGTGGTGTTTTTTGCTATGGGTGTAAGCCTATTGTTCCTAGGGGTCCGGGTGATGTCTACGGGCTTGAGATTACGAGCGGAAGGACCCATCCGGCGCTTGCTAGGTAAGGCCGGGGATCATCCATGGCTCGGTGTAGGGCTGGGCACTGTAGCAACAGGACTGATGCAAAGCTCTAGTGCCGTGACAGTGATGCTGGTTAGTATGACCGAGGCTGGTCTTGTTACTCTCCAGAACGCCTTTGCAATCATGCTTGGGGCTAACATTGGCACAACTATCACCGGGTATGTGATGGCTCTTCCCTTTGAGAACCTAGGGATCTGGTTTATACTAGTCGGTCTACTCCTAATGTTGGCTTACCGGAACGGTTCTATGTATACCGCAGGGATCGTATTAGCTGGTTGTGGGCTTATCCTTTGTGGGATGCAGACTATTGGCCACGGTGTGGCACCGCTAGGAGAATGGACATGCATTGAGACAATTATCCGGGTATCATCGAAAAACAGGTTGTTTGGGATTCTAACCGGTGTCTTGGTCACTTCTATCCTGCAAAGCAGCAGTGTCTTTATTGGCATTGTCATGGTTATGGCCAAGGAAGGAGTACTTGGCCTATCTAGCGCGGCCCTATTAGTCTTAGGCAGTAATATTGGCACTTGTATTACTGCCTTGATCGCCTCCATTGGCACGAAAACAGCAGGCCGGCGGACTGCCGTGGGCCATACCATCTTCAATCTGTGGAGTGTTTTGGTGTTTTTGCCCTTTCTAAGACCCTTGTTACTTCTAATAGAGACAACATCAAGCCAGCTACCGGTTCAAATAGCCAACTTCCATTTCCTGTTTAACCTGCTTACAGTCCTGGTGACTATACCCGCTTTACCGGGGCTTGTTTTAGTTACCCAACGAGTGGTGCCTAAGTGA
- a CDS encoding DMT family transporter produces the protein MDLKAGTLALIIAASSGVAMALQGSLNSGLGKVHGIWQATFYVHIVGLAFVSLILFSFGLGKGSILAVTRAPWYLYLGGILGVGIVYAVVRSISQIGVAAATTAIIIGQVLTASLIDHLGLFGLERLPFTWYRVIGTILLALGGWLLLKN, from the coding sequence ATGGATCTAAAAGCAGGTACCTTAGCACTCATCATCGCGGCCAGTTCAGGTGTAGCTATGGCCTTACAGGGCTCGCTAAACTCCGGGCTAGGGAAAGTACACGGGATCTGGCAAGCTACTTTCTATGTACATATTGTGGGGTTAGCCTTTGTCAGCTTGATTCTTTTTTCCTTTGGCTTAGGCAAAGGCAGTATTCTGGCGGTGACCCGGGCCCCTTGGTATCTCTATCTTGGTGGTATTCTGGGTGTAGGTATTGTCTATGCCGTTGTTAGAAGCATTTCCCAAATCGGTGTGGCCGCAGCCACCACGGCAATCATTATTGGGCAGGTCCTGACTGCATCCTTAATCGATCACTTAGGGTTGTTTGGACTAGAACGCCTTCCTTTTACGTGGTACCGAGTGATTGGCACTATTCTCCTTGCCCTTGGCGGATGGCTTCTGTTGAAGAACTAA
- the feoB gene encoding ferrous iron transport protein B, producing MLPKRFSQERWIALVGNPNAGKSVVFNSLTGMYVDVSNYPGTTVDVHWGRLGKDLLIDTPGIYGVSMFNDEEEVARRIILEADCIINVVDGVRLHKDLFLTLQLIDLGLPMVVALNMMDELQKCRMQIDIEKLETLLGVPVIPMVAVRGQGLDKLKDAIRHPRRGLVDPWLRSQLVHLHREHAAIGSPREALLVLENDPELTRKYNVYPKIRERIYGARRRRADWIVEQCVRKLPDRKKERRWLERLLTQPLTGFPLFILIMVILYFIVGVLVAQLLVGFLEEGLFQGVYEPWISSLVSRMLPQASIFAQLLVGPFGALTMAVTYLFGLLLPLVLGFHLSVGFLEDSGYLPRVAVLADRGLNKIGLNGKAVIPLLLGFGCVTMALVSTRILGSKREQTIATALLCLVIPCSSQMGIIMIMLASLGLRAMLFYLLLMLLVFILAGLLLSWFLPGRSTQLFIDLPPLRWPRFSNVLKKALSRSVSFLKDAGPLFLAASLLIGGLEWMGLLPWLERLFAPLTVSWLLLPKETTVPFIMGLLRRDLGAAGLYSLDLSPQQMLVSLTTITFFVPCIASMLVLFKERGVKQGVCIFIGTLASALLLGGLVARLLV from the coding sequence GTGCTTCCAAAGAGATTTTCCCAGGAGCGATGGATCGCGTTGGTGGGAAACCCCAATGCAGGTAAGTCTGTGGTCTTCAATAGCCTAACCGGAATGTACGTTGATGTGTCCAATTATCCCGGTACAACAGTTGACGTCCATTGGGGTCGCTTGGGTAAAGACCTACTCATCGATACCCCAGGTATTTACGGCGTTTCCATGTTCAACGACGAAGAAGAGGTAGCCCGCAGGATCATCCTCGAGGCCGATTGTATCATCAATGTAGTCGATGGGGTGAGGTTACACAAGGACCTTTTTCTAACCCTACAGTTGATCGATCTGGGTTTGCCCATGGTTGTGGCCCTAAACATGATGGATGAGCTACAAAAGTGCAGGATGCAAATTGACATAGAGAAGTTGGAGACGTTACTTGGTGTCCCTGTTATCCCTATGGTAGCAGTCCGGGGTCAGGGGCTAGACAAGCTTAAGGATGCGATTAGACATCCCCGCAGAGGCTTGGTCGATCCCTGGCTTAGATCCCAGCTTGTCCATCTCCATAGGGAACATGCGGCCATAGGCAGTCCTAGGGAAGCTTTATTGGTCTTGGAGAACGATCCTGAGCTAACGAGAAAGTACAACGTCTACCCAAAGATCAGGGAAAGGATCTATGGTGCCCGGCGTAGGCGGGCGGACTGGATTGTAGAGCAGTGTGTCCGCAAACTGCCTGACCGGAAAAAGGAGAGGAGGTGGCTCGAACGTTTACTAACCCAGCCATTGACAGGGTTTCCCTTATTCATTCTGATCATGGTTATCCTGTACTTCATTGTTGGGGTTTTAGTGGCCCAGCTTTTGGTCGGTTTTCTGGAAGAAGGGCTCTTCCAAGGGGTCTATGAGCCTTGGATCTCATCGTTAGTTAGCCGAATGCTGCCTCAGGCGTCAATATTCGCCCAGCTTTTGGTTGGCCCCTTTGGGGCTTTGACCATGGCGGTGACCTATCTTTTTGGTCTGCTCTTGCCGTTGGTCCTTGGTTTTCATCTATCAGTGGGCTTTTTAGAGGATTCTGGGTATCTACCTCGGGTGGCAGTTCTAGCCGATCGAGGTCTAAACAAGATTGGGCTTAACGGCAAGGCCGTCATCCCTTTGCTTCTTGGCTTTGGATGTGTGACTATGGCCTTAGTCAGCACCCGTATCCTTGGCTCCAAGCGGGAACAGACCATTGCCACCGCCTTACTATGTCTTGTGATTCCCTGCTCCTCCCAGATGGGGATCATCATGATTATGCTTGCTTCCTTAGGACTGCGGGCCATGCTTTTTTACTTGCTGCTAATGCTCTTGGTCTTCATCTTGGCCGGGTTATTGCTGTCGTGGTTCTTGCCCGGTCGTTCAACTCAGCTTTTCATTGACCTGCCGCCGCTGCGCTGGCCCCGGTTCTCCAATGTCCTGAAGAAGGCTCTTTCTAGATCCGTGTCCTTTCTCAAGGATGCAGGACCGCTGTTTCTTGCGGCTTCTTTACTAATTGGGGGCCTAGAGTGGATGGGACTTCTACCCTGGCTGGAACGATTATTTGCTCCCCTTACCGTAAGCTGGCTGCTCCTTCCCAAGGAAACCACCGTGCCTTTCATTATGGGGCTATTGCGGCGGGATCTGGGTGCCGCAGGACTGTACTCCCTAGATTTATCCCCTCAGCAAATGCTAGTGTCATTAACTACGATCACATTCTTTGTTCCCTGTATCGCGTCGATGCTAGTACTGTTCAAAGAACGGGGGGTCAAGCAAGGGGTATGCATCTTCATTGGTACCCTTGCTTCCGCCTTGTTACTTGGAGGGTTGGTGGCACGGCTCTTAGTCTGA
- a CDS encoding ferrous iron transport protein A — protein MTLAETKPGTCYRIISIPDEHIRNMALRFGIGEGATIYCEHRLMKGPVIVSRYQQRMAIGYDLAQGIEVVVHLVGVAGRASKEIFPGAMDRVGGKPQCR, from the coding sequence ATGACCTTAGCCGAGACTAAGCCCGGGACGTGCTACCGTATTATCAGTATTCCCGACGAACACATCAGGAATATGGCCCTTCGTTTCGGTATTGGGGAGGGCGCGACTATTTACTGTGAGCACAGACTTATGAAGGGTCCTGTAATTGTCTCCAGATACCAGCAGCGCATGGCGATCGGTTATGACTTGGCCCAAGGAATCGAGGTGGTGGTCCACCTCGTGGGGGTGGCGGGCCGTGCTTCCAAAGAGATTTTCCCAGGAGCGATGGATCGCGTTGGTGGGAAACCCCAATGCAGGTAA
- a CDS encoding YlzJ-like family protein, which produces MLYTIMPEHVIFPESYQVSGHQLRQINHRGVDMLVQVHESGHPQIARLLSTEPSHYLDPLLQPGTVISPSPL; this is translated from the coding sequence TTGCTGTATACGATCATGCCAGAACACGTGATTTTTCCGGAAAGTTATCAGGTGTCCGGTCACCAACTGCGCCAAATCAATCACCGGGGAGTAGATATGTTGGTTCAGGTTCATGAATCAGGACATCCCCAGATTGCAAGGCTACTTAGTACCGAGCCCTCCCATTACTTAGATCCCTTGCTACAACCAGGGACGGTGATTTCACCAAGTCCGCTGTGA
- a CDS encoding ATP-dependent Clp protease proteolytic subunit: protein MPPTLPGRGPEPGRTSPQTESIIQFGQPSPPPTMPSKIQCLSIVGQIEGHLVLPPNNKTTKYEHVIPQLVAIEQNENIKGLLVILNTVGGDIEAGLAIAEMLESISKPTVSLVLGGGHSIGAPIAVATDYSFIADTATITIHPIRLTGLVIGVPQTYEYLDKMQDRVIRFITEHSNIDQEKLRELMFRTGDLVQDVGTVLIGRDAVKVGLIDAVGGLRSAMDKLNELIDASSVQEPANTVPV, encoded by the coding sequence ATGCCTCCGACTCTTCCAGGAAGAGGGCCTGAGCCAGGTCGGACTAGTCCGCAAACGGAAAGTATCATCCAGTTTGGGCAACCTTCTCCGCCCCCCACGATGCCAAGTAAGATTCAGTGTTTAAGCATCGTCGGGCAGATCGAAGGCCATCTGGTACTGCCGCCTAACAACAAAACCACGAAATACGAGCATGTCATACCTCAACTTGTGGCCATCGAGCAGAATGAGAACATAAAGGGCTTACTGGTGATTCTAAATACAGTAGGTGGAGATATAGAGGCGGGACTTGCCATTGCCGAGATGTTAGAAAGCATTTCCAAGCCCACAGTCTCATTGGTTCTGGGTGGTGGACACTCCATCGGTGCACCTATTGCTGTGGCCACTGATTACTCCTTTATAGCCGACACCGCAACCATCACTATCCATCCAATTCGCCTAACGGGACTTGTCATCGGGGTACCCCAAACCTATGAATATCTGGACAAGATGCAGGACCGGGTAATCCGGTTTATTACGGAGCACTCGAATATTGATCAGGAGAAACTCAGGGAGTTAATGTTTAGAACAGGTGACCTAGTCCAGGATGTGGGGACCGTCCTCATCGGTAGAGATGCCGTTAAGGTCGGACTAATCGATGCAGTAGGGGGTCTACGCTCAGCGATGGATAAGCTCAATGAGCTGATCGATGCTTCCTCTGTGCAGGAGCCTGCGAATACGGTGCCAGTGTAA
- a CDS encoding ribonuclease J — MARGERALSIIPLGGVGEIGKNMFVYEYDEDLILVDAGVMFPDDDMLGIDLVIPDISYLRENKDRLRGIFLTHGHEDHIGAVPYVLREIPNVPVYGTRLTLGLLEGKLVEFGLADGTKTVCVKAGDQVRAGNRFTVEFIHVNHSIPDVVALAITTPEGVVIHCSDFKFDQTPIDGKVTDFHRLADLGDRGVLAVLSDSTNAERPGYTLSERVLTETFNDIFRRAKGRVLVATFASNIHRIQQVIDSSIKHDRKIGLIGRSMVNVVTIAKRLGYLNLPGEVLIDIDEVDDYPPQQLTIITTGSQGEPMSALTRMAMNNHRQLEIYPGDTVVVSANPIPGNEKMIGRTIDHLFRQGAEVIYHSVSGVHVSGHASQEELKLLLNLCRPKYFFPIHGEHRMLFRHARLGMDVGIPADNIVIMDKGEVWQIEYGTLQKAGQVKCDPVYVDGLGVGDVGNIVLRDRQQLSQDGILVIVVTINRQTGTVVAGPDVVTRGFVYVRESEKLLDEVRQRASDVMDHCTQNGILEWGPIKEEMRSDLSQFLYGRIKRKPMILPIIMEV; from the coding sequence ATGGCGAGGGGAGAACGTGCGCTCTCGATTATACCCCTCGGCGGAGTTGGCGAGATTGGGAAGAATATGTTCGTTTACGAATATGATGAGGATCTGATCTTGGTAGACGCCGGGGTAATGTTTCCCGATGATGATATGTTGGGTATTGATTTGGTTATTCCAGATATTTCCTATCTAAGAGAGAACAAAGATAGGTTACGGGGCATTTTTCTGACTCATGGTCACGAAGACCATATTGGAGCAGTCCCCTATGTATTAAGGGAGATTCCAAATGTACCGGTTTATGGTACAAGGTTGACCCTAGGCCTGCTGGAAGGCAAATTAGTGGAATTTGGTCTAGCCGACGGAACAAAAACCGTCTGTGTTAAGGCTGGCGATCAGGTACGTGCGGGTAACCGCTTCACGGTGGAGTTCATCCATGTTAATCACAGCATTCCCGATGTGGTTGCTTTGGCAATCACCACACCGGAGGGTGTGGTGATCCATTGTAGTGACTTCAAGTTTGACCAGACTCCAATTGATGGTAAGGTAACTGATTTCCACCGATTGGCGGATCTAGGGGATCGGGGTGTGCTTGCGGTCCTATCCGACAGCACTAACGCAGAACGGCCTGGCTATACTTTATCAGAACGGGTACTTACGGAGACTTTTAACGATATCTTCCGCCGGGCAAAGGGACGGGTTTTAGTAGCTACTTTTGCTTCTAATATCCATAGGATTCAACAGGTGATCGATTCCTCGATTAAACATGACCGCAAGATTGGGTTGATCGGTCGCTCCATGGTGAATGTGGTCACTATTGCTAAAAGACTGGGTTACCTTAATCTTCCGGGGGAAGTCCTAATCGATATTGATGAGGTGGATGATTATCCGCCCCAGCAATTAACGATTATTACTACGGGCAGCCAGGGTGAGCCCATGTCGGCTTTGACGCGTATGGCTATGAATAACCATCGTCAGCTTGAGATCTATCCAGGGGATACGGTTGTGGTCTCGGCAAACCCCATACCTGGTAATGAAAAAATGATTGGTAGGACTATCGACCACCTATTTAGACAGGGTGCTGAAGTGATTTACCACTCGGTATCCGGGGTACATGTATCGGGTCACGCCAGTCAAGAAGAACTGAAGTTATTGCTTAATCTATGTCGACCGAAGTACTTTTTCCCGATTCACGGTGAGCATCGCATGTTGTTTAGGCATGCGAGACTAGGCATGGATGTAGGTATTCCTGCGGACAATATTGTGATTATGGATAAGGGAGAGGTCTGGCAGATAGAGTACGGAACACTGCAGAAGGCAGGACAGGTGAAGTGTGATCCCGTGTACGTTGATGGTCTCGGTGTGGGTGATGTGGGCAATATTGTCCTCCGGGATCGGCAACAGCTATCCCAAGACGGTATTTTAGTGATCGTTGTTACTATTAACCGGCAGACTGGAACGGTGGTTGCCGGACCTGATGTGGTCACCCGGGGCTTTGTTTACGTACGGGAGTCGGAAAAACTGCTAGATGAAGTACGACAACGAGCCAGCGATGTGATGGATCACTGCACCCAAAATGGCATTCTCGAGTGGGGTCCGATAAAAGAGGAAATGCGGTCGGATCTATCTCAATTCCTCTATGGTCGCATCAAACGGAAACCGATGATTCTCCCGATTATCATGGAAGTCTAG
- a CDS encoding type II toxin-antitoxin system RelE/ParE family toxin: protein MNYKLKPTKSFEKDLKRLTRAEQKMVARKLKLLLENPFHRPLRTKKVRGFDGLLECSVNMDIRILWRHEGENIILILAVQ, encoded by the coding sequence ATGAACTATAAGTTAAAGCCCACCAAGTCATTTGAGAAAGACCTTAAGAGACTAACTAGGGCCGAGCAGAAAATGGTGGCTAGAAAACTTAAGTTGTTGCTGGAAAACCCCTTTCATCGTCCGTTACGCACGAAGAAAGTTAGAGGGTTTGATGGTCTATTGGAGTGCAGTGTGAACATGGACATTAGAATTTTGTGGAGGCATGAAGGTGAAAACATAATTCTCATACTGGCTGTACAATAA
- a CDS encoding AbrB/MazE/SpoVT family DNA-binding domain-containing protein produces the protein MLVELRSRSQITIPAEVVRKLGAVEGDKLEVVEKDGGIFLCPVVVCPKAKMEQIAKLVRKADTETHKLKAYDDVDQMFMDMGNNPDEL, from the coding sequence ATGTTAGTAGAGCTTCGTTCGCGTTCCCAAATTACCATACCAGCAGAGGTTGTCAGAAAGCTAGGGGCGGTTGAAGGGGATAAGTTGGAAGTAGTCGAGAAAGACGGGGGGATTTTCCTTTGTCCAGTGGTGGTATGTCCTAAAGCAAAAATGGAGCAGATCGCCAAGCTAGTTAGAAAGGCGGATACTGAGACTCATAAGTTAAAGGCTTATGATGACGTGGACCAAATGTTTATGGATATGGGGAACAACCCTGATGAACTATAA
- the dapA gene encoding 4-hydroxy-tetrahydrodipicolinate synthase codes for MQGFGHLLTAMVTPFKEGGGVDCSKAAELASRLLDSGSDGIVVAGTTGESPTLSFDDKVELFKAVAEAVGGRGVVLAGTGSYSTQDTIALTKAAEKVGVDGIMLVVPYYNKPPQSGLYSHFKQIAEQTALPIMLYNIPSRTSVNLLPETVAKLAQIDNIIAIKEASGNLGQVARLFQITPDDFYIYSGDDSLTLPVMSVGGIGVVSVAAHVVGRSIREMIDSFLGGKVKEAAEINRKLLPLFDALFVTTNPIPIKTAVNLLGGEVGSVRSPLVEPSAEEIGIIKQALKKVGLLDL; via the coding sequence TTGCAAGGCTTTGGTCATTTATTGACTGCGATGGTCACTCCGTTTAAGGAAGGAGGAGGTGTTGACTGTAGTAAGGCGGCAGAACTTGCTTCCCGCCTGTTGGATTCTGGCTCGGATGGGATAGTGGTCGCCGGAACAACGGGTGAATCACCCACCTTAAGCTTCGATGACAAAGTGGAGCTATTTAAAGCGGTGGCGGAAGCCGTCGGGGGTAGGGGAGTAGTCCTGGCGGGAACTGGTTCTTATAGCACGCAGGATACCATTGCGCTTACAAAGGCGGCAGAGAAAGTAGGCGTAGATGGGATTATGTTGGTGGTTCCTTACTATAACAAACCGCCTCAGTCGGGACTATATAGTCACTTTAAGCAGATCGCAGAACAGACAGCATTGCCGATCATGTTGTATAATATTCCTAGTCGCACTTCTGTGAACTTGCTTCCCGAAACGGTAGCAAAACTGGCTCAGATTGACAATATTATAGCGATTAAAGAGGCCTCAGGGAATCTAGGACAAGTGGCGCGGTTATTCCAGATTACTCCCGATGACTTCTACATATATAGCGGTGATGATAGTCTCACGTTGCCGGTGATGAGTGTAGGAGGCATCGGGGTTGTGAGTGTGGCGGCCCATGTCGTCGGGCGAAGTATTCGAGAGATGATCGATAGCTTTCTCGGGGGCAAAGTCAAAGAAGCAGCGGAGATCAACCGCAAGCTCCTCCCCCTCTTCGATGCCCTTTTTGTGACAACAAATCCTATTCCGATCAAAACAGCCGTTAATCTGCTAGGCGGGGAGGTTGGGTCGGTACGTTCTCCCTTAGTGGAGCCCTCTGCCGAGGAGATAGGCATTATTAAGCAGGCTCTGAAAAAAGTAGGTTTGCTAGACCTTTAA
- the dapG gene encoding aspartate kinase, protein MAIIVQKFGGTSLASEAMREKAIEHIQNAKEAGDQVVVVVSAMGRKGSAYATDTLIDLMSQVSDRPNKRALDLVMSCGEIISCSLLVQLLARKGIEAIPLTGAQAGIITDAEFGNARIIEVRPKRILEELGKNRVVVVAGFQGCTTNQEITTLGRGGSDTTAAALGVALQAKAVYIFTDVDGILTADPRIVPDAQRLPNTTYREVTELAQLGAKVIHPRAVEIAMQGRVPLIICATGKDGSGTVVGDGPWDGPVEIKGDRLVSAVTQITGLALVSVLPDAGHGISMEQARQLFTSVAGLGVSVDLIFLSPGLIGFCVGQEEAGLVENRLRELVFNVSVKKGYAKVSCVGAGMRGVPGVMAKIVEALYEADVCVYHTSDSHASISCLVEEKDYKTAVRALHCKFDLGSTNVRGS, encoded by the coding sequence ATGGCCATTATTGTCCAGAAATTCGGGGGGACTTCCTTAGCGTCGGAGGCAATGCGTGAAAAGGCCATAGAGCATATTCAAAACGCCAAGGAAGCCGGTGACCAGGTGGTTGTTGTGGTATCCGCCATGGGCCGGAAGGGCTCTGCCTATGCCACAGATACCCTCATTGACTTGATGTCGCAGGTGAGCGATCGGCCGAACAAGAGGGCCTTGGACCTAGTCATGTCCTGTGGGGAGATCATTTCCTGTAGCCTACTGGTCCAATTGTTGGCTAGAAAAGGCATAGAAGCTATTCCTCTGACTGGGGCCCAAGCGGGGATTATCACTGATGCGGAATTTGGTAACGCACGGATCATTGAGGTTAGGCCTAAGCGAATATTGGAGGAGTTAGGCAAGAACCGCGTTGTGGTGGTGGCTGGATTCCAAGGATGTACGACTAACCAGGAGATTACCACATTAGGCAGAGGCGGCAGTGATACCACCGCTGCAGCCTTAGGTGTTGCCCTACAGGCCAAGGCAGTCTACATCTTCACCGATGTAGATGGTATCTTGACTGCTGATCCAAGGATTGTACCCGACGCCCAGCGGTTACCAAATACGACCTATCGAGAGGTTACAGAATTGGCCCAGTTGGGGGCGAAAGTGATCCATCCGCGCGCTGTGGAGATTGCCATGCAGGGTAGAGTTCCCCTAATTATTTGTGCAACGGGCAAGGACGGTTCCGGGACAGTGGTGGGCGACGGACCTTGGGATGGTCCGGTGGAGATTAAGGGCGATCGTTTAGTTAGCGCGGTGACCCAGATTACAGGACTTGCTTTGGTGTCGGTATTGCCCGATGCGGGGCATGGCATATCCATGGAACAGGCAAGACAACTGTTTACCAGCGTGGCCGGATTAGGTGTTAGTGTGGATCTGATCTTTCTGTCGCCAGGTTTGATTGGATTTTGTGTTGGGCAGGAAGAAGCCGGATTGGTGGAGAACAGATTAAGGGAATTAGTATTCAATGTTAGTGTTAAGAAAGGATACGCGAAGGTATCCTGTGTTGGAGCGGGGATGCGAGGCGTTCCGGGAGTCATGGCAAAAATTGTGGAGGCCTTATATGAAGCTGACGTCTGCGTTTACCATACCAGTGATTCTCATGCAAGCATTTCCTGTCTGGTGGAAGAGAAGGATTACAAGACAGCGGTTCGGGCCCTACATTGTAAGTTTGACCTGGGCAGCACTAATGTGCGAGGGAGTTGA